A genomic window from bacterium includes:
- a CDS encoding acyl-CoA thioesterase → MTTRRRSVSTLRVRYAETDQMGVVYHAHYLVWCEIGRTDFLRALGRTYAELERDGVFLAVTEAHVRYLASAHYDEEIRIETWIERVQSRAVTFGYEISRVSPAPETRLAVATTTLVALDSQGAPVRLPPDVLQALRDASTPAP, encoded by the coding sequence ATGACCACCCGGCGTCGCTCCGTCTCCACACTCCGCGTACGATACGCGGAAACCGACCAGATGGGGGTCGTGTACCATGCGCACTACCTCGTCTGGTGCGAGATCGGGCGCACGGACTTCCTGCGCGCCCTCGGACGGACCTACGCGGAGCTCGAGCGGGACGGCGTCTTCCTCGCCGTCACCGAGGCGCACGTCCGTTACCTCGCATCCGCTCACTACGACGAGGAGATCCGCATCGAGACCTGGATCGAGCGGGTCCAATCGCGGGCGGTGACGTTCGGCTACGAGATCAGCCGCGTCTCGCCCGCGCCGGAGACCCGGCTCGCGGTCGCGACGACGACGCTCGTCGCCCTGGATTCGCAAGGCGCGCCCGTGAGGCTGCCGCCGGACGTGCTCCAGGCCTTGCGTGATGCCTCGACGCCCGCTCCGTGA